The proteins below come from a single Papaver somniferum cultivar HN1 chromosome 11, ASM357369v1, whole genome shotgun sequence genomic window:
- the LOC113322982 gene encoding NDR1/HIN1-like protein 10: MSSPPPPPPPPPAAGADDPNKPVTGYPTTGNYPPPQTSYHQNYHQTGYPAQTSNNYPPPPPGTGYPYSAPPPAYYNPNPYPHQTYDPQRATFLRRVKIAGISVFLIIGAITFIIWLVVRPHLPDFHVDSASVTNFNVTNSQLSANWEIGFFVRNPNKKMTIFYDRIEGSIFYKDESLTETSLVPFFQEKKNETTISTRFTAMGTYVGERTAKDILGDKNNGGGLRFNVRMLAWVRFRSGAWRTRRHLMRVFCEDVRIGFPNATSSAGTLSGSSKVCEVHL, translated from the coding sequence ATgagttcaccaccaccaccaccaccaccaccaccagcagcaggagcagatgaTCCAAACAAACCAGTAACAGGTTACCCAACAACAGGTAATTACCCACCACCTCAAACTTCATACCACCAAAATTACCATCAAACAGGATATCCAGCACAAACTAGTAATaattatccaccaccaccaccaggtaCAGGATATCCATACAGTGCACCGCCACCAGCCTATTACAACCCTAATCCGTACCCACACCAAACCTACGATCCTCAACGCGCTACTTTTCTACGCCGTGTAAAAATCGCTGGAATTTCAGTTTTTCTCATAATCGGTGCTATTACTTTCATCATATGGCTTGTGGTTCGACCTCATTTACCTGATTTCCATGTTGATTCTGCTTCGGTTACCAATTTCAATGTTACGAATTCACAATTGTCAGCGAATTGGGAAATTGGGTTTTTTGTTAGAAACCCTAATAAGAAGATGACTATTTTCTATGATCGGATTGAGGGTTCCATATTTTATAAAGATGAATCGCTTACTGAGACTTCGTTGGTGCCGTTTTTTCAAGAGAAGAAGAATGAGACTACGATTTCCACCAGGTTTACTGCTATGGGCACTTATGTTGGGGAAAGAACTGCCAAAGATATTCTTGGGGATAAGAATAATGGAGGTGGGTTGAGATTTAATGTCAGGATGTTGGCTTGGGTTAGATTTAGATCAGGTGCTTGGAGGACTAGGAGACATTTGATGAGGGTTTTCTGTGAAGATGTTAGGATTGGGTTCCCAAATGCTACTTCCTCGGCTGGGACTTTATCTGGTTCATCCAAGGTTTGCGAGGTGCATCTGTGA
- the LOC113322441 gene encoding exocyst complex component EXO70A1-like yields MGVPLAIETLSERSAFMRESLQKSQTITDNMVSILGSFDHRLSALETAMRPTQIRTHSIRRAHENIDKTLKAAEVILAQFDLSRQAEAKILRGPHEDLESYLEAVDQLRSNIKFFSGNKSFKSSDGVLNHANNLLAKAILKLEEEFKQLLMSYSKPVEPDRLFDCLPTSARHPPQSPGQNDDQGGKTNQSDPSSENAVYTPPALIPPRILPLLHDLAQQMVQAGYQQQLLKIYRDTRATVLEMSLRKLGVEKLSKDDVQKMQWEVLEAKIGNWIHFMRIAVKTLFAGERKISDQIFEGMDSLRTACFAEVTKESVAMLLSFGEAIAKSKRSPEKLFVLLDMYEIMRELQSEIETIFEGKACTEMRESALSLTKRLAQTAQETFGDFEEAVEKDATKTAVLDGTVHPLTSYVINYVKFLFDYQSTLKQLFREFDSDESNNQLASVTIRIMQALQTNLDGKSKQYKDPALTQLFLMNNIHYMVRSVRRSEAKDLLGDDWVQIHRRIVQQHANQYKRVAWGKILQSLSAQGMTSSGGSGGMGGDGGGSSSGVSRAVVKDKFKAFNLQFEELHLRQSQWTVPDSELRESLRLAVAEVLLPAYRSFIKRFGPLIESGKNPQKYIRYTPEDLDRMLGEFFEGKTWNEPKR; encoded by the exons ATGGGGGTTCCTCTGGCGATAGAAACCCTAAGTGAAAGATCAGCTTTCATGAGAGAATCTTTACAAAAGAGTCAAACGATTACAGACAATATGGTCTCAATTCTTGGTTCTTTTGATCATCGTTTATCTGCCCTTGAAACTGCTATGCGTCCTACTCAG ATAAGAACACATTCTATAAGAAGAGCTCATGAAAATATCGATAAAACGTTGAAAGCCGCAGAGGTTATACTTGCGCAATTTGACCTTTCTCGCCAG GCAGAGGCTAAAATTCTTAGAGGGCCACATGAAGATCTGGAGAGTTACCTAGAAGCAGTTGATCAACTGAGAAGCAATATTAAATTCTTCAGCGGCAACAAAAGCTTTAAGAGTAGTGATGGGGTGCTTAACCATGCCAACAATTTACTTGCCAAAGCTATCTTGAAACTGGAAGAGGAGTTCAAGCAGCTCTTGATGTCTTACAG CAAACCTGTGGAACCCGATCGTCTTTTTGATTGCCTCCCCACTTCTGCGCGCCATCCTCCTCAATCCCCTGGACAAAATGATGACCAAGGTGGCAAAACCAACCAATCTGACCCCAGTTCAGAGAATGCTGTATATACACCTCCTGCTCTTATTCCACCAAGGATTCTGCCTTTGCTGCATGACTTGGCACAGCAAATGGTTCAGGCTGGATACCAGCAACAATTGCTTAAAATTTACAG GGATACCCGTGCTACAGTTTTGGAAATGAGCCTTCGAAAGCTTGGTGTTGAAAAGCTCAGTAAAGATGATGTACAGAAGATGCAATGGGAGGTTTTGGAGGCCAAGATTGGGAACTGGATTCATTTCATGAGAATCGCT GTTAAAACGTTATTTGCCGGAGAACGTAAAATATCCGATCAAATATTTGAAGGCATGGACTCACTCAGGACCGCTTGTTTTGCTGAAGTTACCAAAGAAAGTGTAGCTATGCTCCTGAGTTTTGGAGAGGCTATTGCCAAAAGTAAGAGGTCACCTGAAAAATTGTTTGTACTTCTTGACATGTACGAGATAATGCGGGAACTCCAGTCAGAG ATTGAAACGATCTTTGAAGGTAAAGCTTGCACTGAGATGCGGGAATCAGCTTTAAGTTTGACTAAGAGGCTTGCACAGACTGCCCAGGAGACCTTTGGAGATTTTGAAGAAGCAGTTGAGAAAGATGCAACAAAGACTGCTGTTCTTGATGGAACTGTCCATCCTTTGACGAGCTATGTAATTAACTACGTCAAGTTTCTGTTTGA CTATCAATCAACATTAAAACAACTTTTCCGGGAGTTTGACAGCGATGAATCCAATAACCAGTTGGCTTCTGTAACAATTCGAATCATGCAGGCTCTTCAGACTAACCTAGACGGAAAATCTAAGCAGTACAAGGATCCAGCTTTGACTCAATTATTTCTTATGAACAATATTCACTATATGGTCAGATCTGTCCGAAG GTCAGAAGCAAAGGATTTGTTAGGGGATGACTGGGTGCAAATACACCGAAGGATTGTCCAACAACATGCAAATCAATATAAGAGGGTCGCTTGGGGGAag ATTTTGCAGTCTCTCTCCGCCCAGGGTATGACATCGTCTGGGGGAAGTGGTGGAATGGGAGGTGATGGTGGAGGAAGTAGTAGTGGGGTTTCAAGAGCTGTGGTGAAAGACAA GTTCAAGGCATTCAACTTGCAGTTTGAGGAGCTTCATCTCAGACAATCTCAATGGACGGTGCCTGACAGTGAGTTGCGGGAATCATTGAGGCTGGCAGTTGCAGAAGTCTTGTTACCTGCATATAGATCTTTCATTAAACGTTTTGG ACCTCTCATCGAGAGTGGGAAGAACCCTCAAAAGTACATCAGGTACACCCCAGAGGATCTTGACCGCATGCTTGGTGAATTCTTCGAAGGCAAGACATGGAACGAACCTAAAAgatag